A window from Streptomyces sp. NBC_00335 encodes these proteins:
- the hmgA gene encoding homogentisate 1,2-dioxygenase, translating into MSGGSEQARKTAEALEYLTGFGNEHSSEAVPGALPFGRNSPQRSPLGLYAEQLSGSAFTEPRSHNRRSWLYRIRPSAAHPPFTRTGNGALRSAPFTEAPADPNRLRWNPLPDPAPGTDFLAGLWTLGGNGDATQRSGMAIHLYSANASMTDRVFSDSDGELLIVPERGGLLLRTEFGLLSARPGEMALIPRGVRFRVELQDESARGYVCENYGRPFELPDLGPIGANGLAAARDFRAPVASYEDAERPTEVVNKFCGNLWTATYDHSPLDVVAWHGTHVPYVYDLRSFNVLGSISYDHPDPSIFTVLTSPSDTAGLAGVDFVVFAPRWLVGEDTFRPPYFHRNVMSEYMGLIDGAYDAKAEGFVPGGGSLHNMMSAHGPDRETFDRASAAELKPQKIDDGLAFMFETRWPITATAQAAVADHLQGGYDDVWQGLQRHFRA; encoded by the coding sequence ATGAGCGGCGGCAGCGAGCAGGCCAGGAAGACGGCGGAGGCACTGGAGTACCTCACCGGCTTCGGCAATGAGCACAGCTCGGAGGCGGTCCCCGGTGCGCTGCCGTTCGGGCGGAACTCTCCCCAGCGCTCACCCCTCGGCCTCTACGCGGAGCAGCTCAGCGGCAGCGCGTTCACCGAGCCGCGTTCCCACAACCGCCGCTCCTGGCTCTACCGGATCCGCCCCTCGGCGGCGCACCCGCCCTTCACCCGGACCGGCAACGGCGCCCTGCGCAGCGCACCCTTCACGGAGGCCCCGGCCGACCCGAACCGGCTCCGCTGGAACCCGCTGCCCGACCCGGCCCCGGGTACGGACTTCCTGGCGGGCCTGTGGACCCTCGGCGGCAACGGCGACGCCACCCAGCGTTCCGGCATGGCCATCCACCTCTACTCCGCGAACGCCTCCATGACCGACCGGGTGTTCAGCGACTCCGACGGCGAGCTGCTGATCGTCCCCGAGCGCGGCGGCCTGCTCCTGCGCACCGAGTTCGGCCTGCTGAGCGCCCGTCCCGGCGAGATGGCGCTGATCCCGCGCGGGGTCCGCTTCCGCGTGGAGCTCCAGGACGAGAGCGCCCGAGGCTACGTCTGCGAGAACTACGGCCGGCCCTTCGAGCTCCCCGACCTGGGCCCCATCGGCGCCAACGGGCTCGCCGCCGCCCGTGATTTCCGCGCGCCGGTGGCCTCGTACGAGGATGCCGAGCGTCCGACGGAGGTCGTCAACAAGTTCTGCGGCAACCTCTGGACGGCCACCTACGACCACTCCCCCCTCGACGTGGTCGCCTGGCACGGCACGCACGTCCCGTACGTCTACGACCTGCGCAGTTTCAACGTCCTGGGCTCCATCAGCTACGACCACCCCGACCCGTCCATCTTCACGGTGCTGACCTCGCCCTCCGACACGGCGGGCCTGGCGGGCGTGGACTTCGTGGTCTTCGCGCCGCGCTGGCTGGTCGGCGAGGACACCTTCCGCCCGCCGTACTTCCACCGGAACGTGATGAGCGAGTACATGGGTCTCATCGACGGCGCCTACGACGCCAAGGCGGAGGGCTTCGTGCCGGGCGGCGGCTCGCTGCACAACATGATGTCCGCGCACGGCCCCGACCGGGAGACCTTCGACCGGGCGAGCGCCGCCGAGCTGAAGCCGCAGAAGATCGACGACGGCCTGGCCTTCATGTTCGAGACCCGCTGGCCGATCACCGCGACCGCCCAGGCGGCCGTCGCGGACCACCTCCAGGGCGGATACGACGACGTCTGGCAGGGGCTCCAGCGTCACTTCCGCGCCTAA
- a CDS encoding right-handed parallel beta-helix repeat-containing protein: MSWTRRFPAVPAVLLAALLALLSLLVAAPAASAHEERPVELPDGTGSVPAYREGEPDLIVCKTDRPAFERRISAFPDALKQRNLALYERCEKNGFRDLQAAVDAVDRPGMNIAILPGLYEEEPSLTAPTGECASLKAPNSSLGYQILTYEQQAACRHNQNLVAILGKTDLQIEGTGASRQDVVIDAKYQKLNGIRADKSNGIYFRNFTAQRTTFNSLYVLAGDGFVIDDVLTRWNDEYGFLTFASDHGLYKNCESYGNGDSGIYPGSASNINDGRGYDVPRYSIEITGCHSHHNMVGYSGTAGDSVYVHDNEFDQNMGGASMDSAFPGHPGLPQNHARFERNLIHDNNADYYHYVADGTCAKPPAERGYEQGVVCPQISMPPGTGIITAGGNWNLYENNWVYGHQRAGFFLSAVPAFIRGEEELSKQADTSHHNRYAGNILGKDKSGASRPNGMDVWWDGQGRGNCWQQGPDGSTPGTLPQCGERRGAVSGASARLAGEPVKLAQLLVCADYSVQARKLPAGCDWYGSRGLQRVETQLALAVAAVLLLVGGLLWWRRLRASRLAGVAALLGLAGLALDVAGSTMGLVGTFVPALALLCLGLWWTGTGLALRPTRPWLARLTLLLGALTLLDAFDKAVLMIPWIPLSPAWIRSLVAVLWILWAVIAAARPGSTPARPAGPGGDPAGARVPVPAGPAPTRSAEAGAGAGVGSGAGGGAEAGVGSGSGVGAEVGAGAGAGAGAGAGAGAGAGAGVEAGAEAGAEARVGAEAGVGSGSGVGAGAEAEAGAEAGAEGDPAAGPAAGPGTAADTERGAAGGDRP; encoded by the coding sequence ATGTCGTGGACCCGCAGGTTTCCTGCCGTGCCGGCGGTGCTCCTCGCCGCCCTCCTAGCGCTTCTGTCACTCCTCGTCGCCGCGCCCGCCGCGAGCGCGCACGAGGAGCGCCCCGTCGAGCTCCCCGACGGCACCGGCTCCGTACCCGCCTACCGCGAGGGCGAGCCCGACCTGATCGTCTGCAAGACCGACCGGCCCGCATTCGAGCGCCGGATATCCGCCTTCCCCGACGCCCTCAAGCAGCGCAACCTCGCCCTCTACGAACGCTGCGAGAAGAACGGCTTCCGCGACCTCCAGGCGGCGGTCGACGCCGTGGACCGCCCGGGCATGAACATCGCGATCCTGCCCGGCCTCTACGAGGAGGAGCCCTCGCTCACCGCACCGACCGGTGAGTGCGCCTCGCTCAAGGCCCCCAACTCCTCGCTCGGCTACCAGATCCTGACCTACGAGCAGCAGGCGGCCTGCCGCCACAACCAGAACCTGGTCGCCATCCTCGGCAAGACCGACCTCCAGATCGAAGGCACCGGAGCCTCCCGCCAGGACGTGGTCATCGACGCCAAGTACCAGAAGCTGAACGGGATCCGCGCGGACAAGTCCAACGGCATCTACTTCCGCAACTTCACCGCCCAGCGCACCACCTTCAACTCGCTGTACGTCCTCGCGGGCGACGGCTTCGTCATCGACGACGTGCTGACCCGCTGGAACGACGAGTACGGCTTCCTGACCTTCGCCAGCGACCACGGGCTGTACAAGAACTGCGAGTCCTACGGCAACGGCGACTCCGGCATCTACCCCGGCAGCGCCTCGAACATCAACGACGGCCGCGGCTACGACGTCCCCCGCTACTCCATCGAGATCACCGGCTGCCACAGCCACCACAACATGGTCGGCTACTCCGGCACCGCGGGCGACTCGGTGTACGTGCACGACAACGAGTTCGACCAGAACATGGGCGGCGCCTCGATGGACAGCGCCTTCCCCGGCCACCCCGGCCTCCCGCAGAACCACGCCCGCTTCGAACGCAACCTGATCCACGACAACAACGCCGACTACTACCACTACGTCGCGGACGGCACCTGCGCCAAGCCGCCCGCCGAGCGCGGCTACGAGCAGGGGGTGGTCTGCCCGCAGATCTCCATGCCCCCCGGCACCGGCATCATCACCGCCGGCGGCAACTGGAACCTCTACGAGAACAACTGGGTGTACGGGCACCAGCGCGCGGGCTTCTTCCTCTCGGCCGTGCCCGCCTTCATCCGCGGCGAGGAGGAGCTGTCCAAGCAGGCCGACACCTCCCACCACAACCGCTACGCCGGCAACATCCTGGGCAAGGACAAGTCCGGCGCCTCCCGCCCCAACGGCATGGACGTGTGGTGGGACGGCCAGGGCCGGGGCAACTGCTGGCAGCAGGGCCCGGACGGCTCCACCCCGGGCACGCTCCCGCAGTGCGGCGAGCGCCGCGGCGCGGTCTCCGGCGCCTCGGCCCGGCTGGCCGGTGAACCGGTGAAGCTGGCGCAGCTCCTGGTCTGCGCCGACTACAGCGTCCAGGCGCGCAAACTCCCGGCCGGCTGCGACTGGTACGGCTCCCGGGGCCTCCAGCGGGTGGAGACCCAGCTCGCCCTCGCCGTCGCGGCGGTCCTCCTCCTGGTCGGCGGCCTCCTGTGGTGGCGCCGCCTGCGCGCCTCACGCCTGGCCGGCGTGGCCGCGCTGCTCGGCCTCGCGGGCCTGGCCCTGGACGTGGCCGGCTCCACGATGGGCCTGGTCGGCACCTTCGTCCCGGCACTGGCCCTGCTCTGCCTCGGCCTGTGGTGGACCGGCACCGGCCTCGCCCTGCGCCCCACCCGGCCCTGGCTGGCCCGCCTGACCCTGCTGCTGGGCGCGCTCACCCTGCTCGACGCCTTCGACAAGGCCGTCCTGATGATCCCCTGGATCCCGCTCAGCCCCGCCTGGATACGGTCGCTCGTCGCGGTGCTCTGGATCCTCTGGGCCGTCATCGCCGCCGCCCGCCCGGGCAGCACCCCGGCCCGCCCGGCGGGCCCGGGCGGCGACCCGGCAGGCGCCCGCGTCCCCGTCCCCGCAGGCCCGGCCCCGACCCGCAGCGCGGAGGCCGGGGCCGGGGCCGGAGTGGGATCCGGGGCCGGGGGCGGAGCCGAGGCCGGAGTGGGATCTGGATCCGGAGTCGGAGCCGAGGTCGGAGCTGGGGCTGGGGCTGGGGCCGGGGCCGGGGCCGGAGCCGGAGCCGGAGCCGGAGCCGGAGTCGAAGCCGGAGCTGAGGCTGGAGCTGAGGCCAGAGTCGGAGCCGAGGCCGGAGTCGGATCCGGATCCGGAGTCGGAGCCGGAGCCGAAGCCGAAGCCGGAGCCGAAGCCGGAGCCGAGGGCGATCCCGCGGCCGGTCCCGCGGCCGGTCCCGGCACCGCCGCCGACACGGAGCGGGGCGCCGCCGGGGGAGACCGGCCGTGA
- a CDS encoding cupredoxin domain-containing protein: protein MLALALLLAGGAATGCGGRATTHHKPGTTHEQASGKVGTLLTVEDGAGHRLREVPAEGAPEVRLAARPDSEDGWNLQLTVANFHFTPDSTGGAALPGAGHAHLELDGRKLARLYGPWFHLPAAQVPEGGTHALTVRLYADDHTAWAVAGKPVEATLQLAAETGRSTHPHSPPAPSPTPPQAPQADRTVTITVRDGKVSPAPGRVEVKRGERVALRVTSDRADTLHVHGIDKELALPAGQEATLILTADRTGLFEVETHESHLVLTQLAVR, encoded by the coding sequence CTGCTCGCCCTGGCCCTGCTCCTGGCCGGCGGCGCGGCGACGGGCTGCGGGGGGCGGGCCACCACCCACCACAAGCCCGGCACCACCCACGAGCAGGCCTCCGGGAAGGTCGGCACGCTGCTCACCGTCGAAGACGGCGCGGGCCACCGGCTCCGCGAGGTCCCGGCCGAGGGCGCGCCCGAGGTCCGGCTCGCAGCCCGGCCGGACTCCGAGGACGGCTGGAACCTCCAGCTGACGGTGGCGAACTTCCACTTCACCCCCGACAGCACCGGCGGCGCCGCCCTCCCGGGTGCCGGGCACGCGCACCTGGAGCTGGACGGCCGCAAACTGGCCCGCCTGTACGGCCCTTGGTTCCACCTGCCCGCGGCGCAGGTACCCGAGGGCGGCACGCACGCCCTGACCGTCCGCCTCTACGCGGACGACCACACGGCCTGGGCGGTGGCGGGCAAGCCGGTCGAAGCAACCCTCCAACTCGCCGCAGAAACCGGCCGGTCCACCCACCCCCATTCCCCGCCCGCACCGTCCCCCACGCCGCCACAGGCGCCGCAGGCCGACCGCACGGTGACCATCACCGTGCGGGACGGCAAGGTCAGCCCGGCCCCGGGCCGGGTGGAGGTGAAGCGCGGCGAACGCGTAGCCCTGCGGGTCACCAGCGACCGCGCCGACACCCTGCACGTCCACGGCATCGACAAGGAGCTCGCCCTGCCGGCAGGCCAGGAGGCCACCCTGATCCTGACGGCCGACCGCACGGGCCTCTTCGAGGTCGAAACCCACGAGTCCCACCTCGTCCTGACCCAACTCGCAGTCCGATGA
- a CDS encoding TetR/AcrR family transcriptional regulator — MDPVPPAHPLRRTPIQQRSADRLARILDACAELLDETGYENLSTRAVALRAGVPIGSVYRFFGNKRAMAIALAHRNLDRYADGIEQRLADLPDTDWRPVVDAVLDEYLVMKRSVPGFALVDFGVPAPPSEGPASDPNHLVAVRLTELLGAHLGLTPDAVLERSVLVAVEATDALIQLAFRNDPAGDPDIVAETRAMMQAYLARVLD; from the coding sequence ATGGACCCCGTGCCCCCAGCCCACCCCCTGCGCCGGACGCCGATCCAGCAGCGCAGCGCCGACCGCCTCGCCCGGATCCTCGACGCGTGCGCCGAGCTCCTCGACGAGACCGGGTACGAGAACCTCAGTACCCGGGCCGTGGCCCTGCGGGCCGGCGTGCCGATCGGTTCGGTCTACCGGTTCTTCGGGAACAAGCGGGCCATGGCCATCGCCCTGGCCCACCGCAACCTCGACCGTTACGCCGACGGCATCGAGCAGCGGCTCGCGGACCTCCCGGACACCGACTGGCGCCCGGTCGTCGACGCGGTGCTGGACGAGTACCTGGTCATGAAGCGCAGCGTGCCCGGCTTCGCCCTCGTCGACTTCGGGGTGCCGGCGCCGCCGTCCGAGGGGCCGGCCTCCGACCCCAACCACCTGGTCGCCGTCCGCCTCACCGAACTCCTCGGCGCCCACCTCGGCCTCACGCCGGACGCCGTCCTGGAGCGTTCCGTCCTGGTCGCGGTCGAGGCCACCGACGCCCTGATCCAGCTGGCCTTCCGCAACGACCCGGCCGGCGACCCGGACATCGTCGCCGAGACCCGCGCGATGATGCAGGCCTACCTGGCACGCGTCCTGGACTGA
- a CDS encoding AMP-binding protein has product MTSMLDGCTPWPEEFVDYYWASGHWRGNTLDNLLRGWALQYGPRTALAHGATRITYAALNRRVSRMAAGFRLRGLRPGQRVVVQLPDIPELVVATFALMRAGAVPVLCPISYRAAEVSHVVQVSEATGYVGPATYRGFDHTAMAADIATQGPFLRRVFTFEPPGTSDPYGGFTTDTAGCHYFPLHSLDSPPEPALALSAGQVALFLLSGGPGEAPQLVPRTHNDYAYQARAAAELVSLTQDDVYLAALPRDLNLAFGGPGVIGTLTVGGTVVLVEDQEPAACLAAVERERVTVAALTPSAVRLWLDARPAVGADVSSLRLVQVGGSAAPLDRATAERVAAEWDCSLQQVFAASEGLLTLTRPDDPDETVLTTQGRPLSPDDQIRVVDTDGKEVPDGEPGELLARGPYTARGYYRSPGLNARSFTPDGYVRTGALARLTPDGNLVVTGRLEGRA; this is encoded by the coding sequence ATGACATCCATGCTCGACGGCTGTACGCCCTGGCCCGAGGAATTCGTCGACTACTACTGGGCGTCCGGCCACTGGCGCGGCAATACGCTGGACAACCTGCTGCGCGGCTGGGCCCTGCAGTACGGACCGCGGACCGCGCTCGCCCACGGCGCCACCCGCATCACGTACGCCGCCCTGAACCGCCGGGTGAGCCGGATGGCCGCCGGTTTCCGGCTGCGCGGCCTGCGGCCCGGGCAGCGGGTCGTCGTCCAGCTTCCCGACATCCCTGAGCTCGTCGTCGCCACGTTCGCGCTGATGCGCGCCGGCGCGGTTCCCGTGCTCTGCCCGATCTCGTACCGCGCGGCCGAGGTGTCCCACGTCGTCCAGGTCTCCGAGGCCACCGGCTACGTCGGCCCCGCGACGTACCGGGGCTTCGACCACACGGCGATGGCCGCCGACATCGCGACCCAGGGCCCCTTCCTGCGCCGGGTGTTCACCTTCGAGCCGCCGGGCACCTCGGACCCGTACGGCGGCTTCACGACCGACACGGCGGGCTGCCACTACTTCCCGCTGCACTCCCTCGACTCGCCGCCCGAACCGGCGCTCGCGCTGAGCGCCGGTCAGGTGGCGCTCTTCCTGCTCTCCGGCGGTCCCGGCGAGGCTCCCCAGCTGGTTCCGCGCACCCACAACGACTACGCCTACCAGGCGCGGGCCGCGGCCGAGCTGGTGTCGCTCACCCAGGACGACGTCTACCTCGCCGCGCTGCCCCGCGACCTCAACCTCGCCTTCGGCGGCCCCGGCGTCATCGGCACCCTCACCGTCGGCGGCACCGTCGTCCTGGTCGAGGACCAGGAACCCGCCGCGTGCCTGGCGGCCGTCGAGCGCGAGCGGGTCACCGTCGCCGCGCTGACGCCGTCCGCGGTCCGGCTCTGGCTCGACGCGCGTCCCGCGGTCGGGGCCGATGTGAGCAGCCTGCGTCTCGTACAGGTCGGCGGCAGCGCCGCGCCCCTGGATCGCGCGACCGCCGAACGGGTGGCCGCCGAGTGGGATTGCAGCCTCCAGCAGGTCTTCGCCGCGTCCGAGGGACTGCTCACCCTCACCCGGCCCGACGACCCGGACGAGACCGTGCTCACGACGCAGGGCCGTCCGCTCTCCCCCGACGATCAGATCCGCGTCGTCGACACCGACGGCAAGGAGGTCCCCGACGGGGAGCCGGGCGAGCTCCTGGCCCGCGGCCCCTACACGGCCCGCGGTTACTACCGCTCGCCCGGCCTCAACGCGCGCTCCTTCACCCCCGACGGCTACGTGCGCACCGGCGCCCTCGCACGGCTCACCCCGGACGGCAACCTGGTGGTGACCGGCCGCCTCGAAGGCCGCGCGTGA
- a CDS encoding molybdopterin oxidoreductase family protein, protein MPRTALRICPLCEATCGLTLTIEGTTVTGARGDRDDVFSRGFICPKGAAFGGLDADPDRLRTPLVRRDGQLREATWEEAYQAIADAVPALVGAYGPQSVGVVLGNPNVHTMAGQLYPPLLLKALGTRNLFTASTLDQMPKHVSSGLLFGDPFAIPVPDLDRTDFLLLLGANPVESNGSLCTAPDFPGRLKALRARGGTLVVVDPRRTRTAKLADRHLAPRPGSDALLLAALAHTLLAEELTDPGVLAEHTQGIGELAEALGSFTPEAVAPACDLTAEEIRGLARDLAAAPTAAVYGRIGSCTVEYGTLASWLVDVLNILTGNLDRPGGALFPLSATDRAPRPAGPGKGFTLGRWHSRVSGHPEAKAELPMAALAEEIATPGEGRIRALISIAANPVLSAPDGRRLDAALAGLDFMVSIDPYLNETSRHAHVVLPPGPPSQSAHFDFSFNTFAIRNQVRYSPPAVPLEDGRMDECEIHARLVLAVSGMHGADPAAVDELAIGSTLAKECADPDSPLRGQDPARLAGLLAGGSGPERRLDMMLRLGPYGDRFGAAPSLPGSAATGTSAGTPDGAAEPGPAPAAAAAPGGLGLEQLRAHPHGIDLGPLQSRLPGLLKTRSGRIELLPDPIAAELPRLRRALADSPSALVLVGRRHLRSNNSWLHNVAALTGGSNRCTLQVHPDDAARLGLTDGRPARITADGGSLEVPVEVTDTLRAGVVSLPHGWGHDRPGTRLSVAAAAPGVNVNQLLDGSRLDPLSGTAVLNGFPVELTPIP, encoded by the coding sequence ATGCCCCGCACCGCCCTGCGCATCTGCCCGCTCTGCGAGGCCACTTGCGGCCTCACGCTCACCATCGAAGGCACCACCGTCACCGGGGCCCGGGGGGACCGCGACGACGTGTTCAGCCGCGGTTTCATCTGCCCCAAGGGTGCCGCCTTCGGTGGCCTCGACGCCGATCCCGACCGGCTGCGTACCCCCCTCGTGCGGCGCGACGGCCAACTCCGCGAGGCCACCTGGGAGGAGGCCTACCAGGCCATCGCCGACGCGGTCCCGGCCCTCGTGGGCGCGTACGGGCCCCAGTCCGTCGGCGTCGTCCTCGGCAACCCGAACGTCCACACCATGGCCGGACAGCTCTACCCGCCCCTGCTGCTCAAGGCCCTCGGCACCCGCAACCTGTTCACTGCCAGCACCCTCGACCAGATGCCCAAACACGTCTCCAGCGGGCTGCTCTTCGGGGATCCCTTCGCCATCCCCGTCCCGGACCTCGACCGCACGGACTTCCTCCTGCTCCTGGGGGCGAACCCGGTCGAGTCCAACGGCTCCCTGTGCACCGCACCCGACTTCCCCGGCCGGCTCAAGGCGCTGCGCGCACGGGGCGGCACCCTCGTCGTCGTCGACCCGCGCCGCACCCGCACCGCCAAGCTCGCCGACCGTCACCTGGCGCCGCGCCCCGGCAGCGACGCGCTGCTGCTCGCCGCCCTGGCCCACACGCTGCTCGCCGAGGAGCTGACCGATCCGGGCGTGCTCGCGGAACACACCCAGGGAATCGGGGAACTCGCCGAAGCGCTCGGTAGTTTCACTCCCGAGGCCGTCGCCCCCGCCTGCGACCTCACGGCCGAAGAGATCCGCGGCCTCGCCCGCGATCTCGCGGCCGCGCCGACCGCCGCCGTCTACGGGCGCATCGGCAGCTGCACCGTCGAGTACGGCACGCTCGCCAGCTGGCTGGTGGACGTGCTGAACATCCTGACCGGCAATCTCGACCGGCCGGGCGGAGCCCTGTTCCCGTTGTCCGCGACCGACCGCGCACCCCGGCCGGCCGGACCCGGCAAGGGCTTCACCCTCGGGCGCTGGCACAGCCGGGTCAGCGGCCACCCCGAGGCCAAGGCCGAACTGCCCATGGCGGCGCTGGCGGAGGAGATCGCGACCCCGGGGGAGGGGCGGATCCGGGCCCTGATCTCCATCGCGGCGAACCCCGTGCTGTCCGCTCCCGACGGCCGGCGCCTCGACGCGGCCCTGGCCGGGCTCGACTTCATGGTCAGCATCGATCCCTACCTCAACGAGACCTCGCGCCACGCCCACGTGGTCCTGCCCCCAGGGCCGCCCTCCCAGAGCGCCCACTTCGACTTCTCCTTCAACACCTTCGCCATCCGCAACCAGGTCCGCTACTCACCGCCCGCCGTCCCGCTCGAAGACGGGCGCATGGACGAGTGCGAGATCCACGCCCGTCTCGTACTCGCCGTCTCCGGCATGCACGGAGCCGACCCGGCCGCTGTGGACGAACTGGCCATCGGGTCCACCCTCGCCAAGGAGTGCGCCGACCCGGACTCCCCCCTGCGCGGACAGGATCCGGCGCGCCTCGCGGGGCTGCTCGCCGGCGGCAGCGGCCCCGAGCGACGCCTCGACATGATGCTCCGGCTCGGCCCCTACGGAGACCGGTTCGGCGCGGCCCCGTCCCTGCCCGGAAGCGCCGCTACGGGCACCAGCGCGGGCACGCCCGACGGCGCGGCGGAACCGGGCCCGGCCCCTGCTGCTGCCGCCGCCCCCGGCGGCCTCGGGCTGGAGCAGCTGCGCGCGCACCCGCACGGAATCGACCTGGGCCCGCTGCAGTCCCGGCTCCCGGGCCTGCTGAAGACGCGCAGCGGCAGGATCGAGCTCCTGCCGGACCCGATCGCGGCCGAACTCCCCAGGCTGCGCAGGGCGCTCGCCGACAGCCCCTCGGCCCTGGTGCTCGTGGGCCGCCGCCACCTGCGGTCCAACAACAGCTGGTTGCACAACGTCGCGGCCCTCACCGGAGGTTCCAACCGCTGCACCCTCCAGGTCCACCCGGACGATGCCGCCCGGCTCGGCCTCACCGACGGGCGCCCGGCCCGGATCACCGCCGACGGCGGCAGCCTGGAGGTTCCGGTGGAGGTCACCGACACCCTGCGCGCCGGAGTCGTCAGCCTCCCGCACGGCTGGGGCCACGACCGCCCGGGCACCCGCCTGTCGGTGGCCGCGGCCGCGCCCGGAGTCAACGTCAACCAGCTCCTGGACGGCAGCCGACTCGACCCGCTCTCCGGTACGGCCGTGCTCAACGGCTTCCCCGTCGAACTGACACCCATCCCCTGA
- a CDS encoding CitMHS family transporter encodes MLTFLGFAMIATFLVLIMLKKMSPIAALVLIPALFCVFAGQGAQLGGYVIDGVGKLAPTAAMLMFAIVYFGVMIDVGLFDPIVRGILRFCRADPMRVVVGTAVLAAIVSLDGDGSTTFMITVSAMYPLYKRLGMSLVVMTGVAATANGVMNTLPWGGPTARAATALKLDAADIFVPMIPALAVGLLFVFALAYVLGLKERRRLGLLTLPADTGRSAEPAGELLVAAGKGPAAAAASASTRTPSTGSAPSTGSAPSFGSAPSEAPTPSEAPAGSDAPTPPAPADDATPAEDGFQGLDPHRPTLRPRLYWFNAGLTVALLTAMIMELLPIPVLFLLGAALALTVNFPHMPDQKARIAAHAENVLNVAGMVFAAAVFTGVLTGTGMVKHMADWLVGAIPEGMGPHMALVTGLLSLPLTYFMSNDGFYFGVLPVLAEAGAAHGVSPLEIARASLVGQALHMSSPLVPAVYVLVGMAKVEFGDHTRFTVKWAALTSLVVLAAGMLFGII; translated from the coding sequence ATGCTGACCTTCCTCGGCTTCGCCATGATCGCGACCTTCCTGGTTCTGATCATGCTGAAGAAAATGTCGCCCATCGCGGCGCTCGTCCTCATCCCCGCGCTCTTCTGCGTGTTCGCCGGACAGGGCGCGCAGCTCGGCGGCTACGTCATCGACGGAGTCGGCAAGCTCGCGCCGACCGCCGCCATGCTGATGTTCGCCATCGTCTACTTCGGCGTGATGATCGACGTCGGCCTCTTCGACCCGATCGTGCGCGGCATCCTGCGCTTCTGCAGGGCCGACCCGATGCGCGTCGTGGTCGGCACCGCCGTCCTCGCCGCCATCGTCTCGCTCGACGGCGACGGCTCGACCACCTTCATGATCACCGTCTCGGCGATGTACCCGCTCTACAAGCGCCTCGGCATGAGCCTGGTGGTGATGACCGGCGTCGCGGCCACCGCCAACGGGGTCATGAACACCCTCCCCTGGGGCGGCCCCACGGCCCGCGCCGCCACCGCGCTCAAGCTCGACGCCGCCGACATCTTCGTGCCGATGATCCCCGCGCTCGCCGTGGGCCTGCTCTTCGTCTTCGCCCTGGCCTACGTCCTCGGCCTCAAGGAACGCCGCCGCCTCGGCCTGCTGACCCTCCCCGCCGACACCGGGCGGTCGGCGGAGCCGGCCGGGGAACTCCTGGTCGCGGCCGGCAAGGGCCCTGCCGCCGCCGCCGCGAGCGCGAGCACGCGTACGCCCTCCACCGGCTCCGCCCCCTCCACCGGCTCCGCCCCCTCCTTCGGCTCCGCCCCCTCCGAAGCGCCCACCCCCTCCGAGGCGCCCGCCGGTTCCGATGCACCCACCCCGCCCGCCCCCGCCGATGACGCCACCCCCGCCGAGGACGGCTTCCAGGGCCTCGACCCGCACCGCCCGACGCTGCGCCCCCGCCTCTACTGGTTCAACGCGGGCCTCACCGTCGCCCTGCTCACCGCCATGATCATGGAGCTGCTCCCGATCCCGGTGCTCTTCCTCCTCGGAGCCGCCCTCGCCCTCACCGTCAACTTCCCCCACATGCCGGACCAGAAGGCCCGGATCGCCGCCCACGCCGAGAACGTCCTGAACGTCGCCGGAATGGTCTTCGCCGCCGCCGTCTTCACCGGTGTCCTCACCGGCACCGGCATGGTCAAGCACATGGCCGACTGGCTCGTCGGTGCCATCCCCGAGGGCATGGGACCGCACATGGCCCTGGTCACCGGCCTGCTCAGCCTCCCCCTCACCTACTTCATGTCCAACGACGGCTTCTACTTCGGCGTCCTGCCGGTCCTCGCCGAGGCCGGCGCCGCCCACGGGGTCTCCCCGCTCGAAATCGCCCGCGCCTCCCTGGTCGGGCAGGCCCTGCACATGTCGAGCCCACTCGTCCCGGCCGTCTACGTCCTCGTCGGCATGGCCAAGGTCGAGTTCGGCGACCACACCCGGTTCACCGTGAAGTGGGCGGCCCTGACCTCCCTGGTGGTTCTGGCCGCAGGGATGCTTTTCGGCATCATCTGA